A genomic stretch from Procambarus clarkii isolate CNS0578487 chromosome 14, FALCON_Pclarkii_2.0, whole genome shotgun sequence includes:
- the LOC138364739 gene encoding uncharacterized protein: protein MAAVTKTVSSEDGYSDQITVRSEDGYSDQITRLDTTEDAEVEPLTHTDAVFYATDVVLDTTDVVLDITDVVLNTTDVVPDTTDIVLDTTDVVPDTTDIVLDITDVLDTTDVFLDTTDVVLDTTDVVLDTTDVVLDTTDVVLDTTDVLLDTTDVLDTPDVLLDTTDVLDTTDVVLDTIDVVLTTDVVLNTDVVLNTDVVLYTTDVVLDTTDVVLDTTDVLNTDVVLDTTDVLNTDVVLDTTDVLNTDVVLDTTDVVYSTDVVLDTCRDGEGDKDDVLETEDEHSPEPEETFYRFESFYEVSELWDKISLTSSSTASPTHSPLQKYFEDDIDCDVTNWDEVPKACLSRPLSDSPDMDSDVTNWEKAPL, encoded by the exons atggctgcaGTGACAAAAACAGTAagcagtgaagatggctacagtgaccaaataacagtaagaagtgaagatggctacagtgaccaaataaca AGACTTGACACCACTGAAGATGCTGAGGTGGAGCCTCTTACCCACACTGATGCAGTCTTCTACGCCACTGACGTCGTCCTCGACACCACTGACGTCGTCCTTGACATCACTGACGTCGTTCTTAACACCACTGACGTCGTCCCCGACACCACTGATATCGTCCTCGACACCACTGACGTCGTCCCCGACACCACTGATATCGTCCTCGACATCACTGACGTCCTCGACACCACTGATGTCTTCCTCGATACCACTGATGTCGTCCTCGACACCACAGACGTCGTCCTCGACACCACTGATGTCGTCCTCGACACCACTGATGTCGTCCTCGACACCACTGACGTCCTCCTCGACACCACTGATGTCCTCGACACCCCTGACGTCCTCCTCGACACCACTGATGTCCTCGACACCACTGATGTCGTCCTCGACACCATTGACGTCGTTCTCACCACTGATGTCGTCCTCAACACTGACGTCGTCCTCAACACTGACGTCGTCCTCTACACCACTGACGTCGTCCTTGACACCACTGACGTCGTCCTAGACACCACTGACGTCCTCAACACTGACGTCGTCCTAGACACCACTGACGTCCTCAACACTGACGTCGTCCTAGACACCACTGACGTCCTCAACACTGACGTCGTCCTAGACACCACTGACGTCGTCTACAGCACAGACGTCGTCCTCGACACGTGCAGGGACGGTGAGGGAGAcaaggatgacgttctcgagacaGAAGACGAACACTCTCCCGAGCCAGAAGAAACGTTCTATCGCTTCGAGTCCTTCTATGAGGTCTCTGAGCTCTGGGATAAGATATCATTAACCTCCAGCAGCACGGCGTCCCCTACACACTCACCACTACAAAAGTATTTCGAAGATGATATAGACTGCGATGTCACCAATTGGGATGAGGTGCCAAAAGCCTGTCTCTCGCGCCCTCTTTCAGACTCGCCAGATATGGACAGCGATGTAACAAATTGGGAAAAGGCCCCGTTATAG